The genomic interval AGCCTTGGAAAGATCTACCATCGCGGCCACGGCAATGGAGACGATGCAGACACCTGGAGCGTTCCCCACTGGAATCCGCCCGGACCGACCTACCAATTGCCCAAGTCGACCGCCGACGTGCAAGTCACCGCGGACGGAAAAAAACGTTACGCGTCCACCGAACGCGCTGATGTTGCAGATGATTCGTACGCTGATGGACAAACGGCGATCGAAGCCGCGAAGCGAATCAAGGCGGCGGCGGCCCAACCTGATCAACCTTTCTTCCTCGCCGTCGGATTCATTCGCCCCCATTTGCCATTCGTTGCACCCGAAAAGTACTGGGCGATGTACGACCCCAACGAGCTGCCGATGCCCGAACTGGACTCACCGCCCAAGAATGCACCTTCGTTTGCACCGACCACCTGGGGTGAGCTTCGCAACTACAGCGACATCCCTGCCAAAGGAACGTTGACAAGTGAAACAACTCGCCATTTGATCCACGGATATTACGCCGCAACAAGTTACACGGACGCGCAAGTCGGTTTGGTCCTCAAGACGCTCTCCGAAACCGGATTGGATGACAATACGTTGATCGTCTTTTGGGGAGACCACGGCTGGCACTTGGGTGACCACGGCATGTGGTGCAAGCACACCAATTACGAACAAGCGGCCCGCATCCCGCTGATCATCGCGACGCCCGACCGTCAAAGTGCCGGCTCCAAGACTGACGCGTTGATCGAAACCGTCGACATTTATCCCACGGTGGCTGCCCTCGCGCGACTCGGCACTCCCCCTGGACTCGATGGTGTCAGCCAAGCCGCAGTGATCTCCGATCCAACCGCTCATGTTCGAGACCATGCGATCGGCGTCTACCCACGTTCAGGACGATTGGGGCGTGCGATCCGTACGCAAGACTACCGATTGGTGCAGTGGCGGCGGTTCGGCGCAGATGAAAGCGAGGATCTCTACGAGCTGTACGACTACGTCAACGATCCCCTGGAAACCGAGAACCGAATCGATCAGTTGCCTACCGTCGCGGCGGAATTGAAAGCCCTGCTGGCTCAGCACCCTGATCCACGACCGCCCGTACCCAACAAACTCAAATATAACGGCGCACAGTTCAAGAGCCAAACGAACACAAAGGCTGCGTCAGCCAAGAAAGACTCCACAATGCCCTTTTCAGAGCTCACCCCCGAACAGCAACGGCAAAAGAGAGAACAATGGTTTGACGGACGCGATGCCGATGGTGATGGGAAAATCACCCGCAAGGAGTTCGGAGCGAAACAAGACGCTGATTCGGATGCGCTCGATAGCCGCTTCGCACGCTACGACACCGACGGTGACGGAGCGTTGTCACGCGAAGAGTTTGTGGCGGCCGGAA from Stieleria varia carries:
- a CDS encoding sulfatase-like hydrolase/transferase, producing the protein MFLVLAFAVTHASAAKPNVLLICVDDLKPTLGCYGDPVAQTPHIDSIAARGVQFNKAYCNQAVCSPSRNALMTGLRPQTIGVYDLPTFFRNGAPDAITLGQFLKSNGYHAESLGKIYHRGHGNGDDADTWSVPHWNPPGPTYQLPKSTADVQVTADGKKRYASTERADVADDSYADGQTAIEAAKRIKAAAAQPDQPFFLAVGFIRPHLPFVAPEKYWAMYDPNELPMPELDSPPKNAPSFAPTTWGELRNYSDIPAKGTLTSETTRHLIHGYYAATSYTDAQVGLVLKTLSETGLDDNTLIVFWGDHGWHLGDHGMWCKHTNYEQAARIPLIIATPDRQSAGSKTDALIETVDIYPTVAALARLGTPPGLDGVSQAAVISDPTAHVRDHAIGVYPRSGRLGRAIRTQDYRLVQWRRFGADESEDLYELYDYVNDPLETENRIDQLPTVAAELKALLAQHPDPRPPVPNKLKYNGAQFKSQTNTKAASAKKDSTMPFSELTPEQQRQKREQWFDGRDADGDGKITRKEFGAKQDADSDALDSRFARYDTDGDGALSREEFVAAGKK